Below is a genomic region from Micropterus dolomieu isolate WLL.071019.BEF.003 ecotype Adirondacks linkage group LG08, ASM2129224v1, whole genome shotgun sequence.
ATTCATGACCGggtgaacaacaacaacaataactgCGTTGATGTCTGAAACAATCGATCACAGAAACAGTAAGTTACTGCCTCACAGGAGGCGAGCCTGACTGGGTCCCCAGCCGCTCTGGGTTCTGGTGTGGGATCAGAAGGTCGCCTCCTTGGCAGACAGACTGTCTCTGTTGTTTCCAGGTGGGACATGAACCTCTTCCCCCGACTGTGGGCACGACCATGTTCGGACGGAGAGTCCTGTACCTGCCGGGCTTCTTCTCTTACGGTAAGCTAACTGTGATCGTTCTTTGTCTTGTTGTTTGGTGAACTCAGAGCAGGTGACAGGAAGTGAACTTGTTTTCAGCACATCACATCGTGAAGGTGGACGGAAAGAAAGGACTCTTCCGCGGCCTGTCGCCTCGCCTCGTGTCCAGCGCCATCTCCACTGTGGTCAGGAGCAAGGTGAAGCAGGTGAGCAGGGAACTAAACTTAATCAAAGTCTGTGTCTCAGCTGTTGAACAGATCATAAACTGCTTTGTAGGATGCAACGCCTCTTAAAGTGGAGATTTAGAGCAGCAGAACAACACAATCCAGACCTTCAAAGACTCATCAGCGGCCAGATTCAGATTTCTAAAGACAGTCATCTGGTTCTGTTTTTAGAAATCTTTTAagtcattttatatttaaatctgGAGTGTTGGATCCTTGCAGTGGAGGCCGGCAGCTGAACGTATTCCTTCAGCTCAGACTGTTACTGTTATACCTGGTGTCTGATATATATGTAGTTATACTGTAGTGAATatgcagctgaatgacatgTGAAAaactctcccttaaacaccagccAAGCTCTGAAATCTACAACAGAACCCAAAGTTTCTGTTTCATTAATAAAACTTACGCAAGTTACTGCTGAGAGAACATGGAGATTAGACTCTGCAGGAATAATAAATTATAGAGGActttactttgttttgatatcagcattagggatgcaacgattacagattttgttggtacaattattgtcagagaaataatcacggtttcacgattattatgcatttattaatttcacaacactagtaatgacttcagttgatttttaatatttaattacattaacaattatatttctataatatgtaagtattattaagAGGAATATTAAATTTTATCCCCAGGGGATATTGTAAAGGAGGGGAATAAACcatcaactctcatccatacatatgttttagtgaaaatgagagaaagaaattgagtgctgttttaactgaaatgcatttcatttgtagcctatagtcctgaaagtctataagctcctgatgtATGTTAGTattttacacctggcaacattttctcaacacagatATTCGAGCTCGCCGTGCGGTGCATGTTGCTCGACGCAGCAACAAAccaagccattgaaaataatgggccTCATAGTGCGGCAGGGCTGTCGGTGCGGTGAGTCTGAAAGGTTACACCTGCCTTGTTGGTTTACGTTGCACTGAAAGTTCGAGTCTCACTGCCACAGCATCGACTGTAAGTGACACGTTCATATTTAATTCCCCACCAACTTGCTAcgttatttaatataatgtattaggCTTACCTTTACTTGGGCGTGCAAAGCTGGATGGTGATcccgcaggtgctgcatcaagtttaatgtagttattcgcTCCTTTAGCAGGAACCTTTAACGGCAcgtttttgaacaggtgatccgtcATCTTCAGTAACGCCCTGGTCAGTCTTGGTGTAGCCTACtcgaaatgctcccacactgccAACTTCAGCAGTTTCTTTAGTGGAActaaagcttcacagtttgaTCGCCCTGCACAATTATTCCTAATGATCAGTTCGTAGTAATTGCTTAATCATTTctataaatcaatcagtcaatctcatattgAAGATGTAAATCCTCcgttacagtgacctggagtcaaacaatacacacacacacagttcctgtgattacagtgaaattaaaggaaaactaAAAGTGGATATAAAGTGAgtttaaacaatttaaacaataatgactAAACAAACAGGATGCAATCAATGAAAATTACGGAGTTAAATGTGGATTTAGTGGTCTATTGTGGAAAAGGTTTTAGCCTTACTTTGTAGTTTCCCAGCCGGTTGGTGTTCAGCCGGCCTCACGACTAGTTCGCCTTAGGTCTTGGCGTCCACAGTCCCGTGTTTTGGCATGCCAGGGCCCGCTTTTACTAGCAGGTTTTGTCCTGGAGGTCAGTCCTAGGCTTGTGgttgaagaaaacttgcagtgATCTCTTTATTTGTCCCCGTAGGGAAATTAGTGATCGGGCCGTCCTTTCGGCCTGGCAGTTAACCTGGGCTCGGTTCGTGGGTTTTGGATGTCCTCTGTTACTGCTGGCGTAACTAACCCACGTGGCTGGCCTCCCGGGCTTCATTGTCGTGGGGAGGAGTGAGGTTCGTTGATTCTACggaaataaagcttaaaaagaaacttggttgtttaaaaattaaaaattgtgTGACTTaaaacggtctgataactttacaaacaaacaaaagaaaagaataactTTCACGAAGGTTCTCCAGACCTCGCGGATGTAGGCTGAGTAAGTTACTGTGAGACAAAGAAAACTTGAAAGTCGTGGCGCTTGCCGAGCTGGACTTCTTAGGACGTTGCTGGGAGACGGGAGCATGCTGATCGTGTCCGAAGGAACCGAAGAGAAGAGGGAGAGCAAGCGCGTGTCCCCGTGTTTTGTTTCCTAGGGCGTGtcccaggaggaggagggggctgTGTTTCCCCTGAGGACTTATTTCAGGTCTCCTGAGCGAGGCTGTCCCttaacttttaatgtctatttGCATGTACTTCAATCAAATACCTTCCgacaatcaaaccttaaatgtcataaatacttataccgttcttagttttaagcataaaaaggaaaggaaacagtTACTTTGTAACAACTATCGTTGTAATGATTAGAATGGTtaccagttaaacacattttcaggatggaaggatggaaggaagctaacatttcctggataatattggctgttaaacattcttacttagagaatatatatatatatagcaagtTATAcgaacaataaaatacagagtgatacattaaacagcaggagagacaTTACACAAACGGGGACCTGTAATACTTAATTTGTCCTCTGGGGGGGGCACAGGTTCCACGAGAGAACCATTGATCCTCTCACTAGGAAAGAAAGGGTTATTTAAGAttaaatttgagctggaaaattaattagCACAGTATaatatttctttatcatatcatttctaaaggaagtatCAAAGTGTTGGGAATAAATcattaattaaaacataaattg
It encodes:
- the LOC123974477 gene encoding mitochondrial carrier homolog 1-like isoform X1: METLSGQAAGAEPEVAPVPVEVDAAVFLLGAGVTAITHPLLYVKLLIQVGHEPLPPTVGTTMFGRRVLYLPGFFSYAHHIVKVDGKKGLFRGLSPRLVSSAISTVVRSKVKQIFELAVRCMLLDAATNQAIENNGPHSAAGLSVREISDRAVLSAWQLTWARFVGFGCPLLLLA
- the LOC123974477 gene encoding mitochondrial carrier homolog 1-like isoform X3 → METLSGQAAGAEPEVAPVPVEVDAAVFLLGAGVTAITHPLLYVKLLIQVGHEPLPPTVGTTMFGRRVLYLPGFFSYAHHIVKVDGKKGLFRGLSPRLVSSAISTVVRSKVKQIFELAVRCMLLDAATNQAIENNGPHSAAGLSVRWSFCPRKTRRRIRSGRCSERRLRR